One window of the Anaeromyxobacter dehalogenans 2CP-C genome contains the following:
- a CDS encoding sodium:solute symporter family protein, with protein MGPVAWTWVLVAASFALYALAGLWGRARTTSAYYVAEKQVSPLLNGMATGADWMSAASFISMAGVVALLGRDGSIFLMGWTGGYVLLAVLLAPYLRKYGKYTVPQFVGERYYSRSARGVAVVCAVFVSFTYVAGQMRGVGVVFARFLDVPVERGVLLGMAIVLFYAVLGGMKGVTYAQVAQYVVLIAAYLVPAIYVSIMLTGNPVPQLGLGGRVSAEGARILGVEPGVHLLQALDRIGEDLGFGRYTAGTRPRIDVLFSTLALMIGTAGLPHIIIRFFTVPKVRDARASAAWALLFIALLYTTAPAVAAFARAGAIQSLNGKRHADAPAWVADWERTGLVRFTDRDGDGVMRLSGDPARNEVRIDPDVLVLANPEIAGLPPWVVGLVAAGALAAALSTAAGLLLVISAAVAHDLVKGMWIPRVSERGELAWARGAATVAVLVAGWLGVHPPGFVSEVVALAFGLAASSFFPVLVAGIFWRRATREGAIAGMLSGLAVTTAYVHWFKFWHPELDVPAHWWLGISPQGFGTVGMLVNLTVLVAVSLRTPAPPQAVQDLVTNLRYPREPVRPAPAPTALRAGERR; from the coding sequence GTGGGCCCCGTCGCCTGGACCTGGGTGCTGGTCGCCGCGTCGTTCGCGCTCTACGCGCTCGCCGGCCTGTGGGGCCGCGCGCGGACCACGAGCGCGTACTACGTGGCGGAGAAGCAGGTCAGCCCGCTGCTGAACGGGATGGCCACCGGCGCGGACTGGATGTCCGCGGCGTCGTTCATCTCGATGGCCGGGGTGGTGGCGCTGCTCGGCCGCGACGGCTCGATCTTCCTGATGGGCTGGACCGGCGGCTACGTGCTGCTGGCGGTGCTGCTCGCCCCGTACCTGCGGAAGTACGGCAAGTACACGGTCCCGCAGTTCGTGGGCGAGCGGTACTACTCGCGCTCGGCGCGCGGCGTGGCCGTGGTGTGCGCGGTGTTCGTCTCGTTCACCTACGTGGCCGGGCAGATGCGCGGGGTGGGGGTGGTGTTCGCGCGCTTCCTGGACGTGCCGGTCGAGCGCGGCGTGCTGCTCGGCATGGCCATCGTGCTGTTCTACGCGGTGCTGGGCGGGATGAAGGGCGTCACCTACGCGCAGGTGGCCCAGTACGTCGTGCTCATCGCCGCGTACCTGGTGCCGGCCATCTACGTGTCGATCATGCTCACCGGGAACCCGGTGCCGCAGCTCGGCCTCGGCGGGCGGGTCAGCGCGGAGGGCGCCCGGATCCTCGGGGTCGAGCCGGGGGTGCACCTGCTCCAGGCGCTCGACCGGATCGGCGAGGACCTCGGCTTCGGCCGCTACACCGCCGGCACGCGGCCCCGCATCGACGTGCTGTTCAGCACGCTCGCGCTCATGATCGGCACGGCCGGGCTGCCGCACATCATCATCCGGTTCTTCACCGTGCCGAAGGTGCGCGACGCGCGCGCCTCGGCCGCCTGGGCGCTCCTGTTCATCGCGCTGCTCTACACCACCGCGCCCGCGGTGGCCGCCTTCGCGCGGGCCGGGGCGATCCAGTCGCTGAACGGCAAGCGCCACGCCGACGCGCCGGCCTGGGTGGCGGACTGGGAGCGCACCGGCCTGGTGCGCTTCACCGATCGCGACGGCGACGGGGTGATGCGCCTCTCCGGCGACCCCGCCCGCAACGAGGTGCGGATCGACCCCGACGTGCTGGTGCTCGCGAACCCGGAGATCGCCGGGCTGCCGCCCTGGGTGGTCGGGCTGGTGGCGGCGGGCGCGCTCGCGGCGGCGCTCTCCACCGCGGCGGGGCTCCTGCTCGTCATCTCGGCGGCGGTGGCGCACGACCTGGTGAAGGGAATGTGGATCCCGCGCGTCTCCGAGCGCGGCGAGCTGGCCTGGGCGCGCGGGGCGGCCACCGTGGCGGTGCTGGTGGCGGGCTGGCTGGGCGTCCACCCGCCCGGCTTCGTGTCCGAGGTGGTGGCGCTCGCGTTCGGGCTGGCGGCCTCGTCCTTCTTCCCGGTGCTGGTGGCCGGGATCTTCTGGCGGCGCGCCACGCGCGAGGGCGCCATCGCCGGGATGCTGAGCGGGCTCGCGGTGACCACCGCGTACGTCCACTGGTTCAAGTTCTGGCACCCGGAGCTGGACGTCCCGGCGCACTGGTGGCTGGGGATCTCGCCGCAGGGGTTCGGGACGGTGGGCATGCTGGTGAACCTGACGGTCCTGGTCGCCGTCTCCCTGCGCACGCCGGCCCCGCCGCAGGCGGTGCAGGACCTGGTCACGAACCTCCGCTATCCGCGGGAGCCGGTGCGCCCGGCGCCGGCGCCCACCGCGCTCCGCGCCGGCGAGCGCCGCTGA
- a CDS encoding DUF4212 domain-containing protein, which yields MERDRRDAYWRANLRTVAAILAIWLAVSCGAAILFADALDAFHLGGFPLGFWFGQQGAELVFVLLVAAYVAIANRLDRAHGVFED from the coding sequence ATGGAACGGGATCGCCGGGACGCGTACTGGAGGGCCAACCTGCGCACCGTCGCCGCGATCCTGGCGATCTGGCTCGCGGTGTCGTGCGGCGCCGCCATCCTGTTCGCCGACGCGCTCGACGCGTTCCACCTCGGCGGCTTCCCGCTCGGCTTCTGGTTCGGGCAGCAGGGCGCGGAGCTCGTGTTCGTGCTGCTGGTGGCGGCGTACGTCGCGATCGCGAACCGGCTCGACCGCGCCCACGGCGTGTTCGAGGACTGA
- a CDS encoding MFS transporter: MSVSSASPVRPVPPDSGARAGITREEKMVIFASSLGTVFEWYDFYLYGSLAAIISKQFFAGVDERTGFIFALLAFAAGFAVRPFGAVVFGRLGDMIGRKHTFLLTILIMGGSTAIVGMLPSYATIGVLAPIILISMRMLQGLALGGEYGGAATYVAEHAPPGRRGNFTSWIQTTATLGLFLSLLIILGTRIGLGNEAFEKWGWRVPFLLSLILLGISVYIRLQLNESPVFKRMKEEGKASKAPLTESFLRWNNLKIVLMVLFGGVAGQAVVWYTGQFYALFFLQQTLKVDPTASNYMIAASLIIGTPFFIVFGTLSDKIGRKRIIMAGCVLAALTYFPIFKGITKYANPALEHAQATNPVTVVADPKDCSFQFDPIGKAKFTKSCDVAKASLAKKGVPYRNEEAPAGTVATIKIGEVSVASFAGNTLSPADFKTQNAAFEKALGGAITTAGYPAKADMNQVNYVMVVLLLTILVIYVTMVYAPIAAWLVELFPARIRYTSMSLPYHIGNGWFGGFLPTISFAMVAASGDIYYGLWYPIVIALITAVLGTLFMPETKDRDINHE, translated from the coding sequence ATGTCCGTGTCGTCGGCATCCCCTGTCCGACCTGTCCCCCCCGATTCCGGCGCACGCGCCGGCATCACCCGCGAAGAGAAGATGGTCATCTTCGCGTCGTCCCTCGGCACCGTCTTCGAGTGGTACGACTTCTACCTGTACGGCTCGCTCGCGGCGATCATCAGCAAGCAGTTCTTCGCAGGCGTGGACGAGCGCACCGGCTTCATCTTCGCGCTCCTCGCCTTCGCCGCCGGCTTCGCCGTGCGGCCCTTCGGCGCGGTGGTGTTCGGCCGGCTCGGCGACATGATCGGCCGGAAGCACACCTTCCTGCTCACCATCCTCATCATGGGCGGCTCGACGGCAATCGTCGGCATGCTCCCCAGCTACGCCACCATCGGCGTGCTGGCGCCCATCATCCTCATCTCCATGCGCATGCTGCAGGGCCTCGCGCTCGGCGGTGAGTACGGCGGCGCGGCCACCTACGTCGCCGAGCACGCGCCCCCGGGCCGGCGCGGCAACTTCACGAGCTGGATCCAGACCACCGCCACCCTCGGCCTGTTCCTCTCGCTCCTCATCATCCTCGGCACCCGCATCGGCCTGGGCAACGAGGCGTTCGAGAAGTGGGGCTGGCGCGTCCCGTTCCTGCTCTCGCTCATCCTGCTCGGCATCTCCGTCTACATCCGCCTCCAGCTGAACGAGTCGCCGGTGTTCAAGCGGATGAAGGAGGAGGGCAAGGCCTCGAAGGCCCCGCTCACCGAGTCCTTCCTGCGCTGGAACAACCTGAAGATCGTCCTGATGGTGCTGTTCGGCGGCGTCGCCGGCCAGGCGGTGGTCTGGTACACGGGCCAGTTCTACGCGCTGTTCTTCCTCCAGCAGACGCTGAAGGTGGACCCGACCGCGTCGAACTACATGATCGCGGCCTCGCTGATCATCGGCACACCGTTCTTCATCGTGTTCGGCACGCTCTCGGACAAGATCGGCCGCAAGCGGATCATCATGGCGGGCTGCGTGCTCGCCGCGCTGACCTACTTCCCCATCTTCAAGGGCATCACGAAGTACGCGAACCCGGCGCTGGAGCACGCGCAGGCGACGAACCCCGTGACGGTGGTCGCCGATCCCAAGGACTGCAGCTTCCAGTTCGACCCGATCGGCAAGGCCAAGTTCACGAAGTCCTGCGACGTCGCCAAGGCCTCGCTCGCGAAGAAGGGCGTGCCGTACCGCAACGAGGAGGCGCCCGCGGGCACCGTCGCCACCATCAAGATCGGCGAGGTGTCGGTCGCGAGCTTCGCCGGCAACACGCTCTCGCCGGCCGACTTCAAGACGCAGAACGCCGCGTTCGAGAAGGCGCTCGGCGGCGCCATCACGACCGCCGGGTACCCCGCCAAGGCGGACATGAACCAGGTGAACTACGTGATGGTCGTGCTGCTCCTGACCATCCTGGTCATCTACGTGACCATGGTGTACGCGCCGATCGCGGCGTGGCTGGTCGAGCTCTTCCCGGCTCGCATCCGCTACACCTCGATGTCGCTGCCGTACCACATCGGCAACGGCTGGTTCGGCGGCTTCCTGCCGACCATCTCGTTCGCGATGGTCGCCGCCAGCGGCGACATCTACTACGGCCTCTGGTACCCCATCGTCATCGCGCTCATCACCGCGGTCCTCGGCACCCTCTTCATGCCCGAGACCAAGGATCGCGACATCAACCACGAGTAG
- a CDS encoding serine/threonine protein kinase: MSDLPGPGDVVDGFRIGERFHAGGMGVIYRVTGPDPGFPMIMKIPRLGPGEPASSVISFEVEQTVLAALKGPHVPRFVAAGDLERQPYLVMEEVRGRSLKEWVGDEPVPLDEVVRIGIALATALHDLHQQEAIHLDLKPANVVFRPTGEAVLVDFGLAHHAHYPDLLAEEFRRPIGSAPYIAPEQVVGARSDPRSDLFALGVVLYELATGRLPFGAPTTPGGLRRRLYRDPTPPRALVPALPEWFQELVLRCLEPDAGRRHASAAQVAFDLAHPDQVAITERGRRRRAAGPLTLFRRWIKAAGYEPAPLALPSTELSGAAIVLACIATQHTNEAQFEAIRQTVRRLLSLQDARRLAVATVIRPTPELGGSSADETAAHQRIKHLALLRHWAEPLALEAGQVSLHVIESGDPAQALVDYARANGVEHLVIGAPPPDVPLRGILGTVATKVALEAPCTVTLVRPPGRR; the protein is encoded by the coding sequence GTGAGCGATCTGCCCGGGCCCGGCGACGTGGTGGACGGCTTCCGCATCGGCGAGCGCTTCCACGCCGGCGGCATGGGCGTCATCTACCGGGTCACCGGCCCCGACCCCGGCTTCCCCATGATCATGAAGATCCCCCGGCTCGGCCCGGGGGAGCCGGCCAGCAGCGTGATCTCCTTCGAGGTGGAGCAGACGGTGCTCGCCGCGCTGAAGGGGCCGCACGTGCCGCGCTTCGTGGCCGCCGGCGACCTGGAGCGGCAGCCCTACCTGGTGATGGAGGAGGTCCGCGGCCGCTCGCTCAAGGAGTGGGTCGGCGACGAGCCGGTCCCGCTCGACGAGGTGGTGCGCATCGGGATCGCGCTCGCCACCGCGCTCCACGATCTCCACCAGCAGGAGGCGATCCACCTCGACCTGAAGCCGGCCAACGTGGTGTTCCGGCCCACCGGCGAGGCGGTGCTGGTGGACTTCGGGCTCGCGCACCACGCCCACTACCCGGACCTCCTCGCCGAGGAGTTCCGGCGCCCCATCGGCTCGGCGCCGTACATCGCGCCGGAGCAGGTGGTCGGCGCGCGGAGCGACCCGCGCAGCGACCTGTTCGCGCTCGGGGTGGTGCTGTACGAGCTCGCCACCGGCCGGCTGCCGTTCGGCGCGCCCACCACGCCGGGCGGCCTGCGCCGGCGGCTGTACCGCGACCCGACGCCGCCGCGGGCCCTGGTGCCGGCGCTGCCGGAGTGGTTCCAGGAGCTGGTGCTGCGGTGCCTCGAGCCGGACGCGGGCCGCCGCCACGCCTCGGCCGCGCAGGTCGCGTTCGACCTGGCGCACCCGGACCAGGTGGCGATCACGGAGCGCGGGCGGCGCCGCCGCGCCGCCGGGCCGCTCACGCTGTTCCGCCGCTGGATCAAGGCGGCCGGCTACGAGCCGGCGCCGCTGGCGCTCCCGTCCACCGAGCTGTCCGGGGCGGCCATCGTGCTGGCCTGCATCGCCACGCAGCACACCAACGAGGCGCAGTTCGAGGCCATCCGCCAGACGGTGCGGCGGCTCCTGTCGCTGCAGGACGCGCGGCGGCTGGCGGTGGCCACGGTCATCCGGCCCACCCCGGAGCTGGGCGGCTCGAGCGCCGACGAGACCGCCGCGCACCAGCGCATCAAGCACCTGGCGCTGCTGCGCCACTGGGCCGAGCCGCTGGCCCTCGAGGCCGGGCAGGTCTCGCTGCACGTGATCGAGTCCGGCGATCCGGCGCAGGCGCTGGTGGACTACGCGCGCGCGAACGGCGTCGAGCACCTGGTGATCGGCGCGCCCCCGCCCGACGTGCCGCTGCGCGGGATCCTCGGCACCGTCGCGACGAAGGTCGCGCTCGAGGCGCCGTGCACCGTGACGCTGGTGCGCCCGCCCGGCCGGCGCTGA
- a CDS encoding metallophosphoesterase family protein, with the protein MRLALFADVHANLEALTACLAHAEAAGVDGHAFLGDLVGYGADPVAVLELVQAHAERGALVVLGNHDAAVIEPREAATMNPTAEEAVRWTRERLGPAARAFLGGLPLVIRRDPLVLVHASADAPGEWAYVTDPLHAQRSLAAAGAPYVFCGHVHEPVLYYTGAADRPVAFRPVPGVAIPAPPRRRWLAVVGSAGQPRDGNTAACYAIVDVARASITFHRVPYDWPAAAAKVRAAGLPERLAQRLAHGE; encoded by the coding sequence ATGAGGCTGGCGCTGTTCGCCGACGTGCACGCGAACCTGGAGGCGCTCACCGCCTGCCTCGCGCACGCGGAGGCGGCGGGCGTGGACGGCCACGCGTTCCTCGGCGACCTGGTGGGCTACGGCGCCGATCCGGTGGCGGTGCTGGAGCTGGTGCAGGCGCACGCGGAGCGCGGCGCGCTGGTGGTGCTCGGCAACCACGACGCCGCGGTGATCGAGCCGCGCGAGGCGGCCACCATGAACCCCACCGCCGAGGAGGCGGTGCGGTGGACCCGCGAGCGGCTCGGGCCGGCGGCGCGCGCGTTCCTCGGCGGCCTGCCGCTGGTGATCCGGCGCGACCCGCTGGTGCTGGTGCACGCCAGCGCCGACGCGCCGGGGGAGTGGGCCTACGTGACCGACCCGCTGCACGCGCAGCGGAGCCTGGCCGCGGCGGGCGCGCCCTACGTGTTCTGCGGGCACGTGCACGAGCCGGTGCTCTACTACACCGGGGCCGCCGACCGGCCGGTGGCGTTCCGGCCGGTCCCCGGGGTGGCCATCCCGGCCCCGCCGCGCCGCCGATGGCTGGCGGTGGTGGGCTCGGCGGGCCAGCCCCGCGACGGGAACACCGCGGCGTGCTACGCCATCGTGGACGTGGCGCGCGCGTCCATCACCTTCCACCGCGTCCCCTACGACTGGCCGGCGGCCGCCGCCAAGGTGCGCGCGGCCGGGCTGCCCGAGCGGCTCGCGCAGCGCCTCGCGCACGGAGAGTGA
- a CDS encoding DUF485 domain-containing protein, with the protein MAEPARSGPSTDSRGNKSALQVLDSPDFKALVKKRWSVSMVLLALLFVTYYGFILLLATNKAFVTQKVGEVTTLAIPLGVAVIIFAWLLTAYYVGWANKSYDPEVERLKSQLKR; encoded by the coding sequence ATGGCAGAACCGGCACGGAGCGGTCCCAGCACGGATTCCAGGGGCAACAAGAGCGCGCTCCAGGTCCTCGATTCGCCCGACTTCAAGGCACTCGTGAAGAAGCGCTGGAGCGTCAGCATGGTGCTGCTCGCCCTGCTGTTCGTGACCTACTACGGGTTCATCCTGCTGCTCGCGACGAACAAGGCGTTCGTCACGCAGAAGGTCGGCGAGGTCACCACGCTCGCGATCCCGCTCGGCGTGGCGGTGATCATCTTCGCCTGGCTGCTCACCGCCTACTACGTGGGCTGGGCCAACAAGTCGTACGACCCAGAGGTCGAGCGGCTGAAGTCGCAGCTGAAGCGCTGA
- a CDS encoding solute symporter family protein: MTHLGVIQQLVLQQAQQAAPQATTTLGKPTVASIGFFFLIVAVTLVITYFAAKKTKTSSEFYAAGRSVSALQNGFALAGDYMSAASFLGISGMVALKGYDGMIYATGWLVGWPALMFLVAEPLRNLGKFTFADVVAFRLRQKPVRIAAAIGGILTVLFYTIAQMVGSGALIQLMFGLKYEIAEIIVGVVMLAYVLFGGMLATTWVQIIKAGLLLFGVTILTGLVLARFGFNPGNLYKAVVDQYGQPSLEPGGFVANPVEAVSLGLALMFGLLGLPHILMRFYTVPDAKAARKSVLYATGLIGYFYLIIPIVGFGAAVLTPGGRAFITSIDKGGNMASPILAEQLLGSGFLGFIAAVAFATILAVVAGLTLAGASAYSHDIYVNVIKGGHATEEEQVKAAKTATVVFGIFAVGLGILFKGQNVAFMVGLAFAIAASANFPALLMSIVWKRFTTMGAVWSILVGAFSSCIMILLSPTVWGEVFHHLDAAGKPYGILPWKNPAIFSMTAAFVAGIVVSLVTADQGAQDKFEDEKLRTYLGVGAE; this comes from the coding sequence ATGACCCACCTCGGCGTGATCCAGCAGCTCGTCCTCCAGCAGGCGCAGCAGGCGGCGCCCCAGGCGACCACCACCCTCGGGAAGCCGACCGTCGCCTCCATCGGCTTCTTCTTCCTGATCGTGGCGGTGACGCTCGTCATCACCTACTTCGCCGCGAAGAAGACCAAGACCTCCTCCGAGTTCTACGCCGCCGGCCGCAGCGTGTCGGCGCTCCAGAACGGCTTCGCCCTGGCCGGCGACTACATGTCCGCGGCCTCGTTCCTCGGCATCTCCGGCATGGTCGCCCTGAAGGGCTACGACGGCATGATCTACGCCACCGGCTGGCTCGTCGGCTGGCCGGCGCTCATGTTCCTCGTGGCCGAGCCGCTCCGCAACCTCGGCAAGTTCACCTTCGCCGACGTGGTCGCGTTCCGCCTGCGGCAGAAGCCGGTCCGCATCGCGGCGGCCATCGGCGGCATCCTGACGGTGCTCTTCTACACCATCGCCCAGATGGTGGGCTCCGGCGCCCTCATCCAGCTCATGTTCGGCCTGAAGTACGAGATCGCCGAGATCATCGTCGGCGTGGTCATGCTCGCGTACGTGCTGTTCGGCGGCATGCTCGCCACGACCTGGGTGCAGATCATCAAGGCCGGCCTGCTGCTGTTCGGCGTGACCATCCTCACCGGCCTCGTGCTCGCGAGGTTCGGCTTCAACCCGGGCAACCTCTACAAGGCGGTGGTGGACCAGTACGGCCAGCCCTCGCTCGAGCCGGGCGGCTTCGTCGCGAACCCGGTGGAGGCGGTCTCCCTGGGCCTCGCGCTCATGTTCGGCCTGCTCGGCCTGCCGCACATCCTGATGCGCTTCTACACCGTCCCGGACGCCAAGGCGGCCCGCAAGTCGGTGCTCTACGCCACCGGCCTCATCGGCTACTTCTACCTGATCATCCCGATCGTCGGCTTCGGCGCGGCGGTGCTCACCCCCGGCGGGCGCGCGTTCATCACCTCGATCGACAAGGGCGGCAACATGGCCTCGCCGATCCTGGCGGAGCAGCTGCTCGGCTCCGGCTTCCTCGGCTTCATCGCGGCGGTCGCGTTCGCGACCATCCTCGCGGTGGTGGCCGGCCTCACGCTGGCCGGCGCGTCGGCCTACTCGCACGACATCTACGTGAACGTCATCAAGGGCGGGCACGCGACGGAGGAGGAGCAGGTCAAGGCCGCCAAGACCGCCACCGTTGTGTTCGGCATCTTCGCGGTGGGCCTGGGCATCCTCTTCAAGGGCCAGAACGTGGCCTTCATGGTGGGCCTCGCGTTCGCCATCGCGGCCAGCGCCAACTTCCCGGCGCTGCTCATGTCGATCGTCTGGAAGCGCTTCACCACCATGGGCGCGGTCTGGTCCATCCTGGTGGGCGCGTTCTCGTCCTGCATCATGATCCTGCTGTCGCCCACGGTCTGGGGCGAGGTGTTCCACCACCTCGACGCCGCCGGCAAGCCCTACGGCATCCTGCCGTGGAAGAACCCGGCCATCTTCTCGATGACGGCCGCGTTCGTCGCGGGCATCGTGGTGTCCCTCGTGACCGCCGACCAGGGCGCGCAGGACAAGTTCGAGGACGAGAAGCTCCGCACGTACCTCGGCGTCGGCGCCGAGTAG
- a CDS encoding methyl-accepting chemotaxis protein gives MRDLSIRVRLLLAFGLMALTTAAVAASGYWGTERITAVTSAMLAGDAQMARHADDARAAVLGLRRFEKDILINIEDAAEVADYSQRWGGELSTLRSALAELDRLADGEDRARISAIQRQIEAYTAGMGRLLAEIRAGKHGSTDSGNAAAAAFKEPVRALVEETDALAEQHMSQMQAQAGVIGGVASSVRTTLVLTLLAAVVFGAVLSVIITRSVVTPVAGVVVALERMAQGDLRELPTVDRADEAGRLQAAMRATAERIATVIAEVRGGAEALTGASAQVSATAQSLSQGTGEQAASVEETTSSLEEMSASITQNAEAARQSEAMAKSGVRSADAGGAAVKETVEAMRAIAERIGIVEEIAYQTNLLALNAAIEAARAGEHGKGFAVVATEVRKLAERAQKAAQEIGGLASSSVAVAVRSGEMIAELLPAIRKTSDLVQEVAAASQEQSAGVSQVSKAMSTVDQVTQRNASAAEELSSTAEEMASQAEALQQLMSFFQLAADHRAPGQAAPRAQHAAVPRLPAPAPLPRPAPRPAPAAPEAPALAARNGKVGDGEFRRF, from the coding sequence GTGAGAGACCTGTCGATCCGAGTCCGCCTGCTCCTCGCCTTCGGCCTCATGGCGCTGACGACCGCGGCGGTGGCCGCGTCCGGCTACTGGGGCACCGAGCGCATCACCGCGGTCACCTCGGCGATGCTGGCCGGCGACGCGCAGATGGCGCGCCACGCCGACGACGCCCGCGCCGCGGTGCTGGGCCTGCGCCGCTTCGAGAAGGACATCCTCATCAACATCGAGGACGCCGCCGAGGTGGCCGACTACTCCCAGAGGTGGGGGGGCGAGCTCTCGACGCTCCGGTCCGCGCTCGCCGAGCTGGATCGGCTCGCCGACGGCGAGGACCGTGCGCGGATCTCGGCGATCCAGCGGCAGATCGAGGCGTACACCGCGGGGATGGGGCGGCTCCTGGCCGAGATCCGGGCCGGCAAGCACGGGTCCACCGACTCCGGCAACGCCGCGGCGGCCGCCTTCAAGGAGCCGGTGCGGGCCCTGGTGGAGGAGACCGACGCGCTGGCCGAGCAGCACATGAGCCAGATGCAGGCCCAGGCCGGCGTGATCGGCGGGGTGGCGTCGTCGGTGCGGACCACGCTGGTCCTCACGCTGCTCGCCGCGGTGGTGTTCGGCGCCGTGCTCAGCGTGATCATCACGCGCTCGGTGGTGACGCCGGTGGCCGGCGTGGTGGTCGCGCTCGAGCGGATGGCGCAGGGCGACCTGCGCGAGCTCCCCACGGTGGATCGGGCCGACGAGGCCGGGCGGCTCCAGGCGGCCATGCGCGCCACCGCGGAGCGCATCGCCACGGTGATCGCGGAGGTGCGCGGCGGCGCGGAGGCGCTCACCGGCGCGTCGGCGCAGGTGTCGGCCACGGCGCAGTCCCTCTCGCAGGGCACCGGCGAGCAGGCCGCGAGCGTGGAGGAGACCACCTCGTCGCTCGAGGAGATGAGCGCGTCGATCACGCAGAACGCGGAGGCCGCCCGGCAGTCGGAGGCGATGGCGAAGTCGGGCGTGCGCAGCGCCGACGCCGGCGGCGCTGCGGTGAAGGAGACGGTCGAGGCGATGCGCGCGATCGCCGAGCGGATCGGGATCGTGGAGGAGATCGCCTACCAGACGAACCTGCTCGCGCTGAACGCGGCCATCGAGGCGGCGCGGGCCGGCGAGCACGGCAAGGGCTTCGCGGTCGTCGCGACGGAGGTCCGCAAGCTGGCCGAGCGCGCCCAGAAGGCGGCGCAGGAGATCGGCGGGCTCGCGTCCTCGTCGGTGGCGGTGGCGGTGCGCTCCGGCGAGATGATCGCCGAGCTGCTCCCGGCCATCCGCAAGACGTCCGACCTGGTGCAGGAGGTGGCGGCCGCCTCGCAGGAGCAGTCGGCCGGGGTGTCGCAGGTCTCCAAGGCCATGTCCACGGTGGACCAGGTCACGCAGCGGAACGCGTCCGCCGCGGAGGAGCTGTCCTCCACCGCCGAGGAGATGGCCTCGCAGGCGGAGGCGCTGCAGCAGCTCATGAGCTTCTTCCAGCTCGCGGCCGATCACCGCGCCCCCGGCCAGGCCGCCCCCCGCGCGCAGCACGCCGCGGTGCCGCGCCTGCCGGCTCCCGCGCCGCTGCCGCGCCCCGCGCCGCGGCCGGCGCCGGCCGCGCCCGAGGCCCCGGCGCTCGCCGCGCGCAACGGCAAGGTCGGCGACGGCGAGTTCCGGCGGTTCTAG
- a CDS encoding aminoglycoside phosphotransferase family protein — MSEPEQTEARVRAAVARATGEDVSRAPVRRLAGHASLRSYWRVGERPRSHVVMVMPPDAKPEEVTKGGAPAVNPFVDVQRYLAGLGVRVPAILSFEEAEGLMVLEDLGDEMLETRLLAGAPRARLYEDAIDQLARLRAAAEARPGGCVAFTRAFDEELYRWELDHFLEWGLEAWKGARLSPEERAVVDRDFDRIAAALAAEPRGFTHRDYQSRNIMVLPSGAQAVIDFQDALLGPRQYDLVALLRDSYVELEPELIEALLRRWLDRFAAAGGPRLEYGPFRATFDLLTVQRKLKDAGRFVFIDRVKGNPGFLVSIPASLRYVREALARRPELAELQRVLARHVPELAP; from the coding sequence ATGAGCGAACCCGAGCAGACCGAGGCCCGCGTGCGCGCGGCGGTGGCGCGCGCCACCGGCGAGGACGTCTCCCGCGCGCCGGTGCGGCGCCTGGCCGGTCACGCGTCGCTGCGGAGCTACTGGCGAGTCGGCGAGCGCCCGCGCTCGCACGTGGTCATGGTGATGCCGCCGGACGCGAAGCCGGAGGAGGTCACGAAGGGCGGCGCGCCCGCGGTGAACCCGTTCGTGGACGTGCAGCGCTACCTGGCCGGCCTGGGCGTGCGCGTGCCCGCCATCCTCTCCTTCGAGGAGGCCGAGGGGCTGATGGTGCTGGAGGACCTCGGCGACGAGATGCTCGAGACCCGCCTGCTCGCCGGCGCGCCCCGGGCGCGCCTGTACGAGGACGCCATCGACCAGCTCGCCCGGCTCCGCGCCGCGGCCGAGGCCCGGCCGGGCGGGTGCGTCGCGTTCACGCGCGCGTTCGACGAGGAGCTGTACCGGTGGGAGCTGGATCACTTCCTGGAGTGGGGGCTCGAGGCGTGGAAGGGCGCGCGGCTCTCGCCGGAGGAGCGCGCGGTGGTCGATCGCGACTTCGACCGGATCGCCGCGGCGCTCGCGGCGGAGCCGCGCGGGTTCACCCACCGCGACTACCAGTCGCGCAACATCATGGTGCTGCCGTCCGGCGCGCAGGCGGTCATCGACTTCCAGGACGCGCTGCTCGGGCCACGCCAGTACGACCTCGTGGCGCTGCTGCGCGACAGCTACGTGGAGCTAGAGCCCGAGCTGATCGAGGCGCTGCTTCGCCGCTGGCTGGACCGGTTCGCCGCCGCCGGCGGACCGCGGCTCGAGTACGGGCCGTTCCGCGCCACGTTCGACCTGCTCACCGTGCAGCGCAAGCTGAAGGACGCCGGCCGCTTCGTGTTCATCGACCGCGTGAAGGGGAACCCGGGCTTCCTGGTCTCCATCCCGGCCTCGCTGCGCTACGTGCGCGAGGCGCTCGCGCGCCGTCCCGAGCTGGCCGAGCTGCAGCGCGTGCTCGCGCGCCACGTGCCCGAGCTGGCGCCCTGA